A genome region from Eschrichtius robustus isolate mEscRob2 chromosome 4, mEscRob2.pri, whole genome shotgun sequence includes the following:
- the KLF3 gene encoding Krueppel-like factor 3 produces MLMFDPVPVKQEAMDPVSVSYPSNYMESMKPNKYGVIYSTPLSDKFFQTPEGLSHGMQMEPVDLTVNKRSSPPSAGNSPSSLKFQSLHRRASPGLSLPSSSPPGKKYSPPPPPGVQPFSVPLSMPPVMAAALSRHGIRSPGILPVIQPVVVQPVPFMYTSHLQQPLMVSLSDEMENSSSSMQVPVIESYEKPLLQKKIKIEPGIEPQRTDYYPEEMSPPLMNSVSPPQALLQENHPSVIVQPGKRPLPVESPDTQRKRRIHRCDYDGCNKVYTKSSHLKAHRRTHTGEKPYKCTWEGCTWKFARSDELTRHFRKHTGIKPFQCPDCDRSFSRSDHLALHRKRHMLV; encoded by the exons TCATACCCGTCCAATTACATGGAGTCGATGAAGCCCAACAAGTATGGCGTCATCTACTCCACACCGTTATCTGATAAGTTCTTCCAGACCCCAGAAGGCCTGTCGCACGGGATGCAGATGGAGCCGGTGGACCTCACCGTGAACAAGCGGAGCTCGCCGCCCTCTGCCGGgaactccccctcctccctgaagTTCCAGTCCTTGCACCGGAGGGCCTCACCGGGGCTGAGCCTGCCCTCGTCCAGCCCACCCGGGAAGAAGtactcgccgccgccgccgcccggtgTGCAGCCCTTCAGCGTGCCGCTGTCCATGCCGCCTGTGATGGCTGCGGCCCTCTCCCGCCACGGCATCCGGAGCCCCGGCATCCTGCCCGTCATCCAGCCTGTTGTCGTGCAGCCCGTCCCCTTCATGTACACCAGCCACCTCCAGCAGCCGCTCATGGTCTCCTTGTCGGACGAGATGGAAAATTCCAGTAGTAGCATGCAAG tcCCTGTAATTGAATCATATGAGAAGCCtctattacagaaaaaaattaaaatagaacctGGGATCGAACCACAGAGGACAGATTATTATCCTGAAGAAATGTCACCCCCTTTAATGAACTCAGTGTCCCCCCCGCAAGCACTGTTACAAGA GAATCACCCTTCAGTCATAGTGCAGCCTGGGAAGAGACCTTTACCTGTGGAATCTCCAGACACCCAGAGGAAGCGGCGGATACACAGATGTGATTATGATGGATGCAACAAAGTATACACTAAAAGCTCTCACTTGAAAGCACACAGAAGAACACATACAG GAGAAAAACCCTACAAATGTACATGGGAAGGATGCACATGGAAATTTGCTCGGTCTGATGAACTCACGAGACATTTCCGAAAACATACTGGAATCAAACCCTTCCAGTGTCCAGACTGTGACCGCAGCTTCTCCCGCTCCGACCACCTTGCCCTCCATAGGAAACGCCACATGCTCGTTTGA